In the Dolichospermum flos-aquae CCAP 1403/13F genome, ACAGCAAGTAAAAAACTGGACATCTACACGCCTCTAAAAACTGGCAGTTTATGGATCATCTAGGAAGAGATTCGTAAAATTATCAACGGCTGGATCACGTTACTAGCCAAGCAAATTCCTATTCCAGCCAAAGAGGAGAGAAATGTTTGATTTCGATGCTACCTTGCCATTAATGGCATTGCAATTCTTAGTGCTGGCGGCTGTGTTGAATGCAATTTTCTATAAGCCTCTGACTAAGGTATTGGATGATCGGGATAATTTTATCCGTACCAGTAACCTTGATGCTCGTGAACGCTTGGCTAAAGCTGAATCATTAGCTAAAGAGTATGAGCAGCAACTATCATCTGCGCGTAAGCAATCTCAATTGACTATAGAAGCTGCCCAGAATGAAGCTAAGAAAATTACAGCACAAAAAATAGCTGAAGCTCAACAGGAAGCCCAAGCTCAACGCGAACAAGCTGCTAGAGAAATAGAGCAGCAAAAGCAAGCAGCTATGGCAACCCTAGAAGCACAAGTTGATGCCCTCAGCAACCAGATTCTAGAAAAACTATTAGGACCTGCTTTGGTGAAATAGTTCCGACTATATCACCAAGTTGGTGCTACGAAAGCATAAACACATCAGGGCTTATGCCCGAAAATGTGGCGAAATTTAAGTGTCCAAAACATTGGCACTTTTTTCCCTGTCGGGAAAAATCAACGAATTACCAAGCGAGCAGCGCACTTGTAGATGGCTAACATGGGCAATATCTTATTACTTGCCGCAGAAGCTGTTAACTCTGAAATGGCAGAAGGCGCAGCAGAAGGCGGTTTCGGTCTAAACCTAGACATCCTGGAAACCAATCTAATTAACTTAGTAATTCTGATTGGCATACTATTCTACTTTGGACGCAAAGTTTTAACCAATATCTTGACCGAAAGACGCTCCAATATTGAAAGCGTTATTCAAGATGCAGAAGGACGCTTGCGGGAAGCACAAACTGCTTTGGCAAAAGCCCAAGGGCAGTTAACCCAAGCACAGCAGGAAGCACAGAGAATTACTCAAGTAGCTGAACAAAATGCTCAAGCAGCTAAAGAAGCTATTTTAGTTAAAGCGAATCTGGATGTAGAGCGGTTGAAAGAAACCGC is a window encoding:
- a CDS encoding F0F1 ATP synthase subunit B' encodes the protein MFDFDATLPLMALQFLVLAAVLNAIFYKPLTKVLDDRDNFIRTSNLDARERLAKAESLAKEYEQQLSSARKQSQLTIEAAQNEAKKITAQKIAEAQQEAQAQREQAAREIEQQKQAAMATLEAQVDALSNQILEKLLGPALVK
- a CDS encoding F0F1 ATP synthase subunit B, translating into MANMGNILLLAAEAVNSEMAEGAAEGGFGLNLDILETNLINLVILIGILFYFGRKVLTNILTERRSNIESVIQDAEGRLREAQTALAKAQGQLTQAQQEAQRITQVAEQNAQAAKEAILVKANLDVERLKETAASDLNAELEKAISQLRQKVVLQALQKVEAQLKGGISADAQQILIDRSIAQLGGEI